The Candidatus Roseilinea sp. genome contains a region encoding:
- a CDS encoding WecB/TagA/CpsF family glycosyl transferase, whose amino-acid sequence MTETMRPQSVEVLGVRVDGVTYREACEIAAALIQQGGAHQFATVNPEFVMAARRDEEFRAVLASTALNVPDGAGVVWAARRRGLNVRERVAGVDLMLKLCDWAARYRWRVFFLGARTGVAERVAAALVLTYPGLTVAGAYAGSPRREEEMALVARVRAARPQLLFVAYGAPAQDKWLARNLPLLAPAATDGASGIVGMGVGGAFDFIAGVQKRAPDWMQRANLEWLYRLLRQPWRWRRQMALIRFALAAMLESR is encoded by the coding sequence ATGACAGAGACGATGAGGCCACAGTCGGTCGAGGTCTTGGGCGTGCGGGTGGATGGCGTCACCTATCGCGAAGCGTGCGAGATCGCCGCAGCGTTGATTCAGCAGGGCGGCGCGCACCAGTTCGCCACGGTGAACCCCGAATTCGTCATGGCGGCCAGGCGCGATGAGGAGTTCCGAGCGGTGCTGGCCTCTACGGCGCTCAACGTTCCGGACGGCGCCGGCGTGGTGTGGGCCGCTCGGCGGCGCGGGTTAAACGTGCGCGAGCGCGTGGCCGGCGTGGACCTGATGCTGAAGCTGTGCGACTGGGCGGCGCGCTATCGCTGGCGAGTATTCTTCCTGGGCGCACGGACCGGTGTGGCCGAGCGAGTGGCGGCGGCGCTTGTGCTGACCTACCCGGGGTTGACGGTGGCGGGCGCCTATGCCGGTTCACCGCGACGCGAGGAGGAGATGGCGCTCGTCGCGCGCGTGCGTGCGGCGCGGCCGCAGCTCCTGTTCGTCGCCTACGGCGCGCCGGCGCAGGACAAGTGGCTGGCGCGCAACTTGCCGCTCTTGGCGCCTGCTGCGACGGATGGCGCGAGCGGGATCGTCGGCATGGGGGTGGGCGGCGCGTTCGACTTCATCGCCGGTGTGCAAAAGCGCGCGCCGGACTGGATGCAGCGCGCTAATCTCGAGTGGCTATACCGGCTGTTGCGCCAGCCATGGCGTTGGCGGCGCCAGATGGCGCTCATCCGCTTCGCCTTGGCTGCGATGCTAGAATCTCGTTGA
- the def gene encoding peptide deformylase codes for MVREIRKIGDPILRKKAKKVEKITRETWRLLDDMVETMRQAHGQGLAAPQVGVSQRVAIVEVPKADDIAGSGVLYELINPEVVKQSEETWEYQEGCLSIPGWRGDVARPYRIVVRALDRHGQRVKFEVEGHVARAFLHEIDHLDGVLYIDKLVSPDRVWRVKEEATEDLE; via the coding sequence ATGGTGAGGGAAATCCGAAAAATCGGCGATCCGATCCTGCGCAAAAAGGCGAAGAAGGTCGAAAAGATCACTCGCGAGACGTGGAGGCTTCTCGACGATATGGTGGAGACGATGCGCCAGGCGCATGGCCAGGGGTTGGCCGCGCCGCAGGTGGGCGTTTCGCAGCGCGTGGCCATCGTCGAGGTGCCAAAGGCCGACGACATCGCGGGCAGCGGCGTGCTCTACGAGCTCATCAACCCCGAAGTGGTCAAACAGTCGGAGGAGACATGGGAGTACCAGGAGGGATGCCTATCCATCCCCGGCTGGCGCGGCGACGTGGCGCGCCCTTACCGCATCGTCGTGCGCGCGCTCGACCGCCATGGCCAGCGGGTCAAGTTTGAAGTCGAAGGCCATGTGGCGCGCGCCTTCCTGCACGAGATCGACCATCTGGACGGCGTGCTTTATATTGACAAGCTGGTTTCGCCCGATCGCGTCTGGCGGGTCAAGGAAGAAGCCACAGAAGACCTCGAATGA
- a CDS encoding glutamine cyclotransferase: MIGPKRIWVGIGLVLTIAPAACAAPPDTTVVTPSATPTSAVAPAKPSPTAPPPAVITYTYTVVGTYPHDPTAFTQGLVYADGVLYESTGLYGRSSLRRVALETGEVLQRHDLPAEYFGEGLTLFDGRLIQLTWQNHTGFVYDAASFALQQTWAYPTEGWGLTHDGAHLIMSDGSATLRFLDPTTFQVQREVLVTDGGRPVVRLNELEYVNGEVFANVWQTDRIARIDPKTGRVLGWIDLSGLLAPEERRGADVLNGIAYDAQDGRLFVTGKLWPKLFEITLVPKP; encoded by the coding sequence ATGATTGGTCCTAAGCGTATCTGGGTCGGTATCGGGTTGGTCTTGACCATCGCGCCGGCGGCCTGCGCCGCGCCGCCCGATACGACCGTCGTCACTCCCTCGGCAACCCCCACGTCTGCGGTCGCGCCGGCCAAACCGTCGCCGACCGCACCGCCGCCTGCCGTCATCACCTACACCTACACCGTCGTCGGCACCTACCCGCATGACCCGACCGCGTTTACACAGGGCCTCGTCTACGCCGATGGCGTGCTCTACGAGAGCACCGGGCTGTATGGGCGCTCCAGCTTGCGCCGCGTTGCGCTGGAGACCGGCGAGGTGCTGCAACGCCACGACCTCCCCGCGGAATACTTCGGCGAAGGCTTGACCCTGTTCGACGGCCGGCTGATTCAACTCACCTGGCAGAACCACACCGGCTTTGTGTACGATGCTGCGTCGTTCGCGTTACAGCAGACGTGGGCGTATCCCACCGAGGGCTGGGGGTTGACGCACGACGGCGCGCACCTGATCATGAGCGACGGCAGCGCCACGCTGCGCTTCCTCGATCCGACCACCTTCCAGGTGCAACGTGAAGTGCTGGTGACCGATGGGGGCCGGCCGGTCGTTCGGCTCAATGAATTGGAATACGTCAACGGCGAGGTGTTCGCCAACGTGTGGCAGACCGACCGGATAGCGCGCATTGACCCAAAAACCGGCCGCGTGTTGGGTTGGATTGACCTGAGCGGCTTGCTCGCGCCCGAGGAGCGCCGGGGCGCCGATGTGCTCAACGGCATTGCCTACGACGCGCAGGACGGTCGTTTGTTCGTCACCGGCAAGCTCTGGCCCAAATTGTTCGAGATTACGCTTGTGCCCAAGCCATAA
- the mnmA gene encoding tRNA-specific 2-thiouridylase MnmA codes for MERVRVVVAMSGGVDSSVAAALLVQQGYDVIGIMMRLWAEEARADAERNANRCCAPEAIADARAIAKLLGIPFYDIHAEHVFKQRVVDAWIAGYADATTPNPCFTCNRAIRFGFLMQKALALGADYLATGHYARVDQATTIADAAPLPRARYRLLKGKDAQKDQSYVLHVLGQKDLARVMFPVGQHTKEAVRQMARDFGLPTAERPESQDLCFLTQGDYRGFLLRNAPGVARPGPIVNTRGEVIGRHEGLPFYTVGQRRGLHLAARSAHSEPLYVLRLDVTNNALVVGGAHELGARVARTRKMHYVSGEPPTEPLRCTAKIRYKAREAPGWLRPLPDGGAEFIFDTPQRDVTPGQGLVCYLGDEVIGGGVIARE; via the coding sequence ATGGAGAGGGTGCGCGTAGTGGTAGCCATGAGCGGCGGCGTGGATTCGTCGGTCGCGGCGGCCTTGCTGGTGCAGCAAGGCTACGACGTGATCGGCATTATGATGCGCCTATGGGCCGAGGAAGCGCGTGCAGATGCGGAACGCAACGCCAATCGTTGCTGCGCGCCGGAAGCCATCGCCGATGCGCGCGCCATCGCGAAGTTGCTCGGCATTCCCTTCTATGACATTCACGCCGAGCATGTCTTCAAACAGCGCGTCGTGGACGCGTGGATCGCCGGCTACGCCGACGCCACCACGCCCAATCCGTGCTTCACCTGCAACCGCGCGATCCGCTTCGGCTTCCTGATGCAGAAGGCGCTCGCCCTAGGCGCAGACTATCTGGCGACCGGCCATTACGCGCGCGTGGATCAAGCGACGACAATAGCCGACGCCGCGCCTCTGCCGCGAGCACGCTACCGCCTTCTCAAAGGGAAAGACGCGCAGAAAGACCAGAGCTACGTCCTGCACGTCCTGGGCCAGAAGGATTTGGCGCGCGTGATGTTCCCGGTCGGTCAGCACACCAAGGAAGCGGTGCGCCAAATGGCGCGGGACTTCGGCCTGCCGACCGCCGAACGCCCAGAGAGCCAGGATCTGTGTTTTCTGACGCAGGGGGACTATCGCGGCTTCTTGCTCCGCAACGCGCCGGGGGTCGCCCGGCCAGGGCCAATCGTGAACACGCGCGGGGAAGTGATCGGCCGGCATGAGGGGCTGCCCTTCTACACCGTCGGTCAGCGCAGGGGCCTGCATCTGGCGGCGCGCTCCGCCCACAGCGAGCCGCTCTACGTGCTGCGGCTGGACGTGACGAATAACGCCCTCGTGGTCGGCGGCGCTCATGAGCTGGGCGCGCGCGTGGCGCGGACGCGCAAGATGCACTACGTCAGCGGCGAGCCGCCAACCGAGCCGTTGCGCTGCACGGCCAAGATCCGCTACAAGGCCAGGGAAGCCCCTGGGTGGCTCAGGCCGCTGCCGGATGGCGGCGCCGAGTTCATATTCGACACGCCGCAGCGCGATGTGACACCCGGCCAGGGGCTGGTGTGCTACTTGGGCGATGAGGTGATTGGCGGCGGGGTGATTGCGCGCGAATGA
- a CDS encoding tRNA (adenosine(37)-N6)-threonylcarbamoyltransferase complex dimerization subunit type 1 TsaB produces the protein MSVVLLALDTCTARASIALRDQTTLRAEMTWEAQRHETAAIAARIRDLMRACRIAPEDIGCVAVAIGPGSFTGVRCGLAIGKGMAVARNLPMIGVTAFDVIAHAQPPQPAPMLALLEVGRSRVAACPYEWHEGAPSVAGEWQIHSWAELAERVEPPLYVCGDLPPAWIAALRAKVTLAPAALNLRRAGFLAELGMARWERGEVDDAMTLTAVYPAET, from the coding sequence ATGTCTGTCGTCTTGCTTGCCCTCGACACTTGCACCGCGCGCGCCAGCATTGCCCTGCGCGACCAGACGACGCTGCGCGCCGAGATGACCTGGGAAGCACAGCGGCATGAGACGGCTGCCATCGCCGCGCGCATCCGCGACCTGATGCGGGCGTGCCGCATCGCGCCGGAGGATATCGGATGCGTCGCCGTAGCGATCGGCCCAGGATCGTTCACCGGCGTGCGTTGTGGCCTGGCCATCGGCAAGGGGATGGCCGTGGCGCGCAACTTGCCGATGATCGGCGTGACAGCCTTCGACGTGATCGCCCATGCGCAGCCGCCGCAGCCGGCGCCGATGTTGGCCTTGCTTGAAGTTGGGCGCAGCCGAGTCGCTGCTTGCCCCTACGAATGGCATGAGGGGGCACCGTCGGTCGCCGGCGAGTGGCAAATCCATAGCTGGGCGGAGCTGGCGGAACGCGTCGAGCCGCCGCTCTACGTCTGCGGCGACCTCCCCCCGGCCTGGATCGCTGCCCTGCGCGCGAAGGTCACGCTCGCGCCGGCGGCGCTCAACCTACGGCGGGCGGGCTTTCTGGCAGAATTGGGGATGGCGCGTTGGGAACGCGGCGAAGTGGACGATGCAATGACATTGACCGCCGTCTACCCCGCCGAGACATGA
- a CDS encoding tRNA (adenosine(37)-N6)-threonylcarbamoyltransferase complex ATPase subunit type 1 TsaE gives MAILEPLSIECTSHSETQTQRLGARLGALLPRHAVIALHGPLGAGKTSFARGVGAGWGAEQPLRSPTFTLVQEHHRRRDDAVLYHIDLYRVEDERDLARLGLEEILDDENGACLIEWPERAPGLIPPEAIHVKLALVSDTRRQLTFSTQDAQTWQVLLAFRKSAFGV, from the coding sequence ATGGCCATCCTCGAACCCCTCTCGATCGAGTGCACCAGCCACAGCGAGACGCAAACGCAGCGGCTGGGCGCGCGATTGGGCGCATTGCTGCCGCGTCACGCAGTGATTGCCCTGCATGGGCCGCTCGGCGCAGGCAAGACCAGCTTTGCGCGCGGGGTAGGCGCCGGCTGGGGCGCGGAACAGCCGCTGCGCAGTCCGACTTTCACGCTGGTGCAGGAACATCATCGCCGGCGCGACGACGCCGTGCTGTATCACATTGACCTGTATCGCGTCGAGGACGAGCGCGACTTGGCTCGCCTGGGCCTGGAGGAGATCCTGGACGACGAGAACGGCGCGTGCCTGATCGAGTGGCCGGAGCGCGCACCCGGGCTGATCCCGCCGGAGGCGATCCACGTCAAGCTGGCGCTGGTGAGCGACACCCGCCGCCAACTGACCTTCTCCACGCAGGACGCGCAAACCTGGCAGGTGTTGCTCGCCTTCCGAAAGAGCGCGTTTGGGGTGTGA
- a CDS encoding ribosomal-protein-alanine acetyltransferase, whose product MSSQVVLDPLQAPSASERIAAVVVTPMSLEDIPAVMAIERASFPRPWPERAYRYELSENPEAYFVVARAYEVEAMPAARSHWQRLAQRLGWRSRAPERRAPHTVVGFAGMWMHVDEAHIATIATHPGWRRRGVGERLLLNLLREAQRRCAEVVTLEVRVSNVAAQRLYRKYGFAEVGRRKAYYQDNREDALLMTIVHFGTPEYCAQLDALESRLRPGG is encoded by the coding sequence ATGAGTAGTCAAGTCGTCCTCGATCCGCTCCAGGCGCCGAGCGCGTCGGAGCGAATTGCTGCTGTGGTTGTCACGCCGATGTCCCTGGAGGACATCCCGGCCGTCATGGCGATCGAACGCGCCTCCTTCCCGCGGCCCTGGCCGGAGCGCGCCTACCGCTACGAGTTGAGCGAGAACCCCGAAGCTTACTTCGTTGTCGCGCGGGCGTACGAGGTTGAGGCGATGCCGGCGGCGCGCTCGCATTGGCAACGCCTGGCGCAGCGTCTGGGTTGGCGGAGCCGCGCCCCAGAGCGGCGCGCGCCCCATACGGTTGTGGGATTTGCCGGGATGTGGATGCATGTGGACGAAGCGCACATCGCCACGATCGCCACGCATCCAGGTTGGCGCCGGCGCGGCGTCGGCGAGCGCCTCCTCCTCAACTTGCTGCGCGAAGCGCAGCGGCGCTGCGCCGAGGTCGTCACGCTGGAGGTGCGCGTGAGCAACGTGGCGGCGCAGCGTCTGTATCGCAAATACGGCTTCGCCGAGGTGGGCCGACGCAAAGCCTACTATCAAGACAACCGTGAGGACGCGCTGCTGATGACCATCGTCCACTTTGGCACGCCCGAATACTGCGCTCAGTTGGATGCGCTGGAAAGCCGGCTGCGGCCCGGCGGTTGA
- the iscS gene encoding cysteine desulfurase IscS → MSTTRRRIYLDYSATTPVAPEVSTAMQPYWSDMFGNASSLHCFGRDAAAALDEARAAIGCALGARPGEIVFTGCGTEADNLALRGVAFAARPANGGSPGHIITTPIEHHAVEATARQLHTLFGFDLTLLPVDGCGQVNPDDVRRAIRRDTVLVSVMLANNEIGTLQPVREIGAICRERGVPFHTDAIQAPAYLPIHIAELNADLLALSAHKFYGPKGVGVLYIREGTPYVPPMTGGGHERGRRPGTVNVAGAVGAAAAIQYSARQRDAQAARLTRLRDRLIQGVLAGVPDVRLSGHPTERLPNHASFVFKHVDGESLLMALDVEGIAVSTGSACTSGNPEPSSVLLAMGIPREWALGSLRVTLGYHTTEDEIDILLDVLPKCVARARAASLEF, encoded by the coding sequence ATGAGCACAACGCGCAGGCGAATATATCTGGATTACTCGGCCACGACGCCTGTCGCGCCCGAGGTAAGCACAGCCATGCAGCCCTACTGGAGCGACATGTTCGGCAATGCGTCTTCGCTGCATTGCTTTGGGCGCGACGCAGCCGCCGCGCTGGACGAAGCACGCGCTGCAATCGGCTGCGCGCTCGGCGCGCGCCCCGGCGAGATTGTATTCACCGGTTGCGGCACCGAGGCCGACAACCTGGCCTTGCGCGGCGTTGCTTTTGCCGCGCGCCCCGCCAACGGCGGCTCGCCCGGCCACATCATCACCACGCCCATCGAACACCACGCGGTCGAAGCAACCGCGCGCCAACTGCATACGCTATTCGGCTTCGACTTGACGCTGCTGCCGGTGGACGGCTGCGGACAGGTCAACCCCGACGACGTGCGGCGCGCCATCCGCCGCGACACCGTGCTCGTCAGCGTGATGCTGGCCAACAACGAAATCGGCACGCTCCAGCCCGTGCGCGAGATCGGCGCGATCTGCCGCGAGCGCGGCGTGCCCTTCCACACCGACGCCATCCAGGCGCCGGCTTATTTGCCCATCCACATAGCCGAACTGAACGCGGACTTGCTAGCGCTTTCGGCGCACAAATTCTACGGCCCGAAGGGCGTCGGCGTGCTCTATATTCGCGAGGGCACGCCGTACGTGCCGCCGATGACCGGCGGCGGGCATGAGCGGGGACGACGCCCAGGCACCGTCAACGTCGCCGGCGCGGTCGGCGCCGCAGCAGCGATCCAATACAGCGCGCGCCAGCGCGACGCGCAGGCGGCGCGCCTGACCCGGCTGCGCGACCGGCTGATCCAAGGCGTATTGGCCGGCGTGCCCGACGTTCGGCTCAGCGGCCATCCCACCGAGCGGCTGCCCAATCACGCCAGCTTCGTGTTCAAGCACGTGGACGGCGAGTCGTTGTTGATGGCGCTGGACGTCGAGGGCATCGCCGTCAGCACCGGCTCGGCCTGCACGAGCGGCAATCCTGAACCCTCATCGGTGCTGTTGGCGATGGGCATTCCACGCGAGTGGGCGCTGGGCAGCTTGCGCGTGACGCTGGGATACCACACCACAGAAGACGAGATCGACATTTTGCTGGACGTGTTGCCCAAGTGCGTCGCGCGCGCGCGCGCAGCGAGCCTGGAGTTTTGA